The DNA region AGCCCCAGGGCGCCCCAGGGCCCGAGTGCCGGCTCAGCCCCAACCCCTGGAGCAGGGCAGTAGCCAGCACTGGGAGGTGCAGCCTCATTCTTCCCTGGGCTCCTCAATGACTCCCAAGCAACAGCGTGGAGCCCCCAGGGGACCCCCCCACATGCACACCCGGCAGCCTCCAGGATCTGGactggtgggaggggaggcaggcagaggcctccTCTTCCCTGTATTCAGCTAAACGAAGCAGCTCCCAGGTGATCCCAGCGccacatcccttccctctccaaACCACAGGGAGGGAGGTCTGATCAGACAAACCCAGAACGAGGCAGGGGCCCCAGCGGCTCCCCTGGCTGGGAGAACCGTGCATCACCCTAAGCCCTGCTCCCAGGCAGGTATTACAGCCCCCAGCGCCCACAGAGCTGAAGCCTGGCCGAGACCCCGTGCCACCTACCTCTTCCCAGCCCCCGCGGCCCAGGCACCCCGAGGCCCCAGGGGTGCGGGCCGGCCCCCGGCGGTCGCGGCTTTCCTCCGGAACCCAGGCACCCCGCGGCTCTTCCAGGAACCCAGCCGCGCTTCCCCGGAGCGCAAACAACAGGATGAGCGCGGGCtcgggtgggtggggtgggagctgtgTAGGAGGGAGCTGGTCGCGGCTGAGCGCTCCGATCTCGCCGGGACCCGCGCTCTCCCGCACCGCCCCACCTCCCGCCAGGCgcgtgcggcggcggcggcggccgcggccgaGGGCGTGGGTTGTGGTGCGCGAGCTCGTCCCCCGCGCCGGCTCGGCTGCGGCGCGATCCGCTTCAGACAAGGGGAGCATTAGCCCGGCGTCATGACGAAGCACAatcggccgccgccgcccgcgatCCCGCACGCACACAGCCTCGCAGGCGGCAGCGGAGGCCGAGGGGCGGGTGTGGGGGCCTCACTGATAACCAGGGGCGACCCCAGCCATCATGCCCACCAGCAGCAACAGAGCCTCGGGGGCCCCTGCCTCCGGGGGCGTCGTGGGGGTGTAGGCTTAGCCAGGTGCCAGCTTAGCCTCCCCCTGAGGCACCCGCTGCTCAGGCAGGCCTGGAGACTGGGCCGGCCTTTGGGTAACCCGAGTCCCCTGGGAACGGCGATAGGGCGCAGGGGAGACAGTGAGAAGGACCCCACTTCTCCCCAGGGCGCCTTCGTGAAAGGGGAGCTGCCTGCCAGGTGACCCCCAGGCCTCAGCGCTTAGGAACGTGACTTTTCCGGTTTTGGCAAAGCCTCAACCACCCCAAGCCCTaggcgggggaggagggggggtcACAGGGCTGGCCGCTGACCTCggccgcctgcccgcctgcccgcctgcccgcctgcctgcaGACTTGCCTACCTAGGCAGCCTGGCCGTCgccctggcaaccactgaccACAGCCGGTCAGCTGATGCTATCAGCTGTTGATGGGGGAATCTAGAATCTGGGGAGGGGGGCCTGGGGACCGAAGGGGACAGGTGAGTGCCCTCGGTGGCCCCTTCCCCAAGGAGGAGGAGCAGACGTgtcgtggggtgggggaggcagcaggcagcctgCAACCTCCAGGGCGGGTTCCGGAACGCAGGAGCGATGGAGACTGAGAACGGGGACGAAGAAGCGGGGCTCCCTGGCCAGGGGTACAGAACCACGGAACCTCGAAGAGCTAGGCAGGCGAGCGCTGGGCGGGGGGTGGCggttgctgggggaggggctcccccGCCTTTTCCCCTAACCAggctggctctgcccagcctctctaGGTCGTCAGCTGCACCCTGCTGGCCTGCCATCAGgtctgggagagagaagaggccccagccccactgcagcCCCGGATGGTCTCCCTCCGTGCCTCTGGGGGAGGAGCGCCAGGGGCTTGCACACTCTGGCCCTGTACGGCCCCTGCTTTCCCCACCACCTCGCTTACccagagccccaccccacccccagccccaccccgggaGATGTGTCTTCCGGTGCAGGGGTCCCCAGAGGCAGGCTGGAATGAGCTGGCAATGGGAAAGACAGCTCGGCGAGGGGACTGGAACGAGGTGGGTCATGAGCCCCGGGTGGGGAGGACCCATGGGAGAGGGGCAGGATTCCCGGTACCTTCAGGGGCCTGGGGCGTGGGGCAGGCGCGCAGCAGCCTCCTCGCAGACATACATCCCCTGGCGCATCTCCTctccgcctcccgcctcccgttGCCAAGACAACCTGCCCGGGCTTGGCGGCAGGGGCGGGGAccgggaggaagaggaagctgtgCTCCCACGGCCTGTCCCCCGGTGATGGAGGGAGGGTGCCCGAAGGGAGCCCCTTagcgctggggctggggtgccCTGGCAAGTCTCCCCTCGCCCGCTCCCTCTGCGGGGAGCCTCAAGGGACCCCTAATTCAGGGCCAGTCAGGAAGCTCAGCACGGGGCGGGGAAGGGAGCCGGAGCCCTGGGGCAgtcacctcacctccctcccagcccccaagACCTGGAGCAAAGCCAGAGCCTGGGCTAGACCCCTTCTGACCCCAGAGTCCTCCTCCCACTGCTCCTGCCCCCAGTCAAGTCCCTCCTCGGAGCCCGCGCGCCAGCCACCCTGGGCAGGAGCAGTCGCGGGTCCAGCCAGCCCTGAACCCAAGGGGACCGCAGTGTTAGGGCTCCCTCTGTCGACCTGCCAAGGTCATTCCTTGGTGCAAGGGATCCTGGGGCGCGTGTGTGCATGCGCACTGGCCCTGGCCAAGAGGGTAAGGCGCGGCCGCAGGCTCTcgtctgccctgccctgcctccactCTGGGCTCCGCTCTGTtctgctcctgcccagccctccGTTCCCGGAAGGCTGCGAGTCCTCCGTGCCAGCTGACCTAAAGGGTCCCCGTCcctgggatgggaggggaggcACCGTCTTCTCCCCGGGAGCCTTCCTCCTTGCCCTGGCCACTACCCAGGCTGCCCAGAGAACTGGCTTACCTTCAGAACTCAGGGGTGCTGCAGGCCGTGAGGCTGGGGCCCTGGTACCCACAGCAGAGGCAGGggtcccaggcccctgcccttGGTCCTCGGCTTCCGTCCCCAGCAAGGTCACTGGTGCCAACGTCCTGAGTAGACTCTGGCCCTCCCGGGGCCCACACCATAGGCTTCTctgtccacctctctctgtctcactccagTGCCCCCTTGGACCCGCCCCATGCACCAACCTACTGGGGACTGGGAGCACCAGGGGTGCCCCTCAAGCTGTCTAAATATTAACTCCTGGAGAGGGTGAGCCGGTGGCACCAGGGAGGAGGGCGTGGCTTCtgtggaaggaaagagaagggcaggggcctaagggcgaCCCTCTCTCACCAGGGATCGGAAGCCACGCCCTCCCTCCGGGCTGCCCTTGCTTCTAGTCACACCTCCTCCCAAAGCCCCCCGGCTGTCTCCTCCCTGCCACAGCTCCAAGTCCAAATTCTTCCTAATTGGCCCCATCATTTTCTGCCACTTCTCTTGTGCAAACACGTCCTGCCTCTAAGCGTTCTTCGCGGGCCATCTCCCCTCTGAACATTTTCCCCTGGGTACATCTTCTCTTGGAATCAtgcaacccccacccccaacacacacacagccctgtgccAGCACCTCCCCAAGCACCCACTCCGTGGCTAGAATCTACATGGCAGTGCTCACCAGCCCTGTGACCGTGGACAGTGCCCATctcggagtgtgtgtgtgtgctgtgtgtgtgctcacagaTGCCACGTGGAAATCACGGTACCGCTGGGACATCGCCGGAGCTCAGCGCATGCTGAGCAGTCCCCTCTACCTCCTGACCCTGAGCATCGGAGAGTTCCTAAAGTCCCATGACAGTTACATTTCAGGTGCCTTGGGAGATCTGTCTTGTCCATCTTCTTTATAAACAGGAGGACCGGGACAGGGCTTGGAAGCTGTAGGGCATAGGAATTTGGATGAACTGTTTAAGACTCTTCCACCCAAACCTACCTACAGGTGGCGCTGGAGGCAGGGTGCTGGCCCTTCATCCCGCCTCCACCTTGCGGGCCAGCAGGCTTCTTGGCCAATGATAATCCCTCTGCAGCTGCGGCTGCTTTGCTCCCCAGTAAATAGCTAACCCGTGCATGGTAGTGCGCTGGgcactgtggggggggggcactgagCCTACATCCAGGGCACCTGCTCTCTAGAACAGCAGGACACAACCATAAATCACTACAGTCCGGGCGAGCTTGCTACGAAGGGATTTCACAAAGttcgtgggaaatggaattaaaagctccATTGATTttggtgcccccacccccaaaaatctaaaatccatGTGAACAAAAAGTCTCCAAAGAGatcatggaggggctggtgctgtggcatagtgggtaaggctgccgcctgcagtgccggcatcccagatgggtgccagttcgagtccaggctgctccacttccaatccagttctctgctatgacctaggaaagcagcagaagatggcccaagtccttgggccctgcacccgcatgagagaccaggaggaagctcctggctcctggctgcggatcagcgcagcacaccggccgtagcggccatttgtggggtgaaccaacggaaggaagacctttctccctgtctctctctctcactgtctataactctacctgtcaaaaaaaaaataaaataaaaagaaagaaagaaagaaagaaagaaagaaagaaagaaagaaagaaagaaagaaaacaaaagaaaagaaaagacaagaaaagatactacttgggatacccacctcccagctgagttcAAGTTTCCTCTCTgctccaatttcagcttcctgctaatgcgctttctgggtccctgctgcgctagctttggtctgatccagcctggactgttgcaggcatctgggggatgGGCCAGTGGGtggatggaagagtgctctctgttctttaaaaaaaaaaaaaaaaaaaaaaaaaaaaaaaaactcactaggctaatcctccgccttgcggcatcggcacaccaggttctagtcccggtcagggcgccggttctgtcccggtagtccctcttccagtccagctctctgctgggagtgcagtggaggatggcccaagtgcttgggccctgcacccacttgagagaccaggagaagcacctggctcccggctttggatcagcgcagtgcaccagcagcggcggccattggagggtgaaccaacggcaaaggaagacctttcctctgtctctctcactgtccactctgcctgtcaaaaaaaaaaaaaaaaaaaaaaaagcctgtgtcccatatgggagtccctgAACTGAGTACTCACTCTGGCCcctacttcctgctaacacagaccctgggaagtggacctggattgagttcctggctcctggcttcagccttagcccagttccagtcccagtctgcgagctctgtctctcccccaccacccccgctcctcaaaaaagttcatggaaaatgtatactatgaaaacactatgaggcaggcgccatggctcactaggctaatcctccgccttgcggcgctggaacacccggttctagtcccggttggggcgccggattctttcccggttgcccctcttctaggccagctctctgctgtggcccgggaaggcagtggaggatggtccaagtgcttgggccctgcaccccatgggagaccaggagaagcacctggctcctgcctttggatcagcacagtgcgcctgccgcagcggccattggaggatgaaccaacggcaaaaggaagacctttctctctgtctctctctcactatccactctgtcaaaaaaaaaaaaaaaaagaaaagaaagaaagaaaaaagaaaacactgtgcatgggtttcaaacatttttgtcccaaaataaacttagaatTCCATCTTCCCACCAACGTTTGGAAGTCCCCTTGTTTGTGTCAATAAGGCCAGCCCAGGGGCAGCATagaccggggtgggggtggggggcatgcctgcagagctggcattccAGGGATGGCTACAGGCAGTGGACAAAGATGAGGGCAGCCTGCTGTGTGCGACAGTGAGACTTCCGGTTCCGCCAGTGTCCGGAAGGGGACTCGTAGGGGTTGTGGTGGGTATGAAGGGGTCTGTTGGTGCCAGTGTGGCCCGGGCAGGGCTGTGGTTTATCTAAGGCAAGAGTGGGCCATGTCCAGCCCGCGGGCCATATACAACCCGTGAGatcatttggtttggccctgccaaggcaatcgCACGGGACTTGAAATTCAGGAGATggacagcaggctaatttttaagttgctaGTATCATATGGCCCAtgcatgatgttataaatatgcaAACAGCACTAGGTAGAAAAACCGTTCCCCACTCGACTTAGGGTGAGGTTTGTGGGGCTGTTACAGTCGTTTCGGCCTACCCCAGGGGCTCTGCcatggtgcttctcctggtgatGATGGGTGATGGCTGAGCTATGGAGACTGCTCAGACGCAGAGCCGGGCAGGAGGGACAGCAGCACCAGGGCAGCCGGCTGTGGGGGCGGGTTGGAtctcaggaggagctggggaaCAGGAGCCAGAGAACAGGCAGCCTCCGGCGTCCCAGGGGTTGTCCTGGGCGGTGTCACGCGCTGTGGGTGGCGGACACTGAAGGCTAAGGAGGACAGGACCAGAGTGATGGAAACAGAGGTTCCTGCCGGGGCTCCCTTTTGCCCTGTGTTTGGAGGGCAAGGCAGGGCAGCTCGATAGGGAGGTTATTCTtagccagaatcagaagcaggCACAGGTGTGAAGCCCGCCTCCCTCCACTGTGTCACAGCCCCGGTGACCACTGGCTGCCCGAAGCCAGTGGGTGTGGTTCCGGGGGAAGCCTCCTGCCCACAGAGCGCAGGGTGCACACCAAATCCCCGCCAAGCACTGGTATCAGAAGCTGCCCATTCCTTCGGCCTCTTCCAGGGTCCCAGGAGCTCAAGACAGGGTGAGCTGAACAGACTTCCCCAGAGCGGGAAGTCGTCAGGGCTCTGGGGCCTGGGTGCTGGTGAGCAGGCGAGAGGCCCAGCCAGGGCCCGAAGCAGGCACTGGACCTGTAGGCTCAGGCAGGGCGAGGCCACTTCCCTGGCCGGCTCTCACCTCCAGCAACAAGAAAGCAAACAGTGAGGGCTTtctggcgctggcccccagaggcCTGCCTGTGCCCGGGGgaggtcagagagggagggaggggccggagAAAGGCCGAGAAAAAAGCTAGAGGCCAGACAAAGGGCCCCGTCCACCTTTGAAGCAGTCTCTAACCCCAgcgagggaggggtgggggtgggcctgAGCGCGCCGCTGGGGGGCAGGCCGTCTGGAGTTTTAAAGAATGTCTCAAATTCCTTCGGAAATCGGTGGCTTGAAAGGcctttccccctccccagccccccaaaGTCCAGGCCTCCACACCTGGGGGGCCCCCGACCCTTTGTCCGCAACTAATTGATGGGTGTTGCCCCAGTTTTAAAGTCCCATTGAACTCACCGGCTATCAGCTGTGGCTGGCGACCACCCTCCCTACAAACACCCCAGAAAACGACCCACAACCCAGCCTGAGGTCTGCGCCAGGATTAAGGCTCTTTGTGATAGGGGCCAGGCAATTAGGACGGGGTCCTGGGGGCTGCGGTGCCCACCTTCTAAACCGCCCAGGCTTGGCGGTGTCAGGCTCTGCTCCAGCCCTCGCCATCAAGGAGGGCTGCAGGTGCACCCACCTCCCACCCGGACTCcgccacctcccctcctcccttatTTTTAAGCTGGCAAGCACGGACGTGGGCCGTAATCCCCCTCgtccagggagggggaggggaaactgaggctggggaaTCCGCAAAAGGGGACCCGGCTCAGTGGGGGCTGATCGCGGGGGTCACTGCCAGGAAGGGCCGCCCACTCGCGACCGCGCACCTGGCGGCTCGTAGGCCAGGCGGCCCGCGGCGCGCGCGCCGGGcagcaccgcccctccccccggccgCCGCCTCTAATTGGGATTTGCCCAGGTGTGGACCCCGCCCGCGCCCCCAGCGGGGACCGCCGGGAACAGAGGCCGCCTTCCGCCTCCTCCCCCTTCCGCCCGCCCCCCGGCCCTCCTCACCGGAAAACCGCAGTCTTGCCGCCTGCGAAGAGGCCCCCGGCCCCCGTGCTCCTGGGCTTGGGGCCTCCCTCGCCCCAACAGGTAGCACGGGATGCGCCGCGCGAGCCCGGGAAACCGGAGCCGGCGCGCGGGGAGGGGCCCGGGGGCCGAGCGCGCCCTGGGCGCAGGTGCGGCCCCGCCGCGCATCCCGCTGCCCGCCCTGCACCTGCGCGCGCCCTGCGGCCGGCCCACCCTGCTCAGAGAGCCCGTTTGCAGGAAAAATGGTTTTTAttccggggctgggggcgggggtgcacGCCCGGGTCGCGGCATGCAGGCGAGCAACGGCCGACCCTGTTTCTTTCTCGTCCCCGGAACCCAGCGCGGAGGAGCCTGGGCGCGGGGCGGGGTGCGGGACCGGAGCAGCTCCGCCCGCGAGGCCTCGGGCGGGGTGTGTGCGGCGGGGGCGGCGCCACAGTTTCTTTCCCGGGGTCTGACCCCCGACCCTCTCCCGCTTGCCGGGACGCCCCTGCCGccaccccagccccagtctttggCTTGGGAAGggccagggcggggagggggaggcggcggAGGGGCGGCCGGCCTGCGTCTCCGACTACGTGAGAGGCTGGGGCCGCCGAGTGCGCTTGGTCCGGCGGGTGGGGGCCGAGCCCACGAACTCGAACTGCTTTTGCCTGTCGGCGTGGTTGGGGAAGGGCAGCTGGCCCTGGTAGAGGCGCTTGATGAAGTGCGCCTCCCGCTGGTTCTGGCGGCTGCGCGAGGCCTGGCGCGGCCGCCCCTGGCGCGTGAAGGCCATGAACCAGCCCTCGTGCCGCGCGTTCTGGAAGGCCGTGTAGTTGTTCTCCAGGACGATCTCGGTGAACACGCAGTCCTTGCTCTTCCCGCTGGGCTGCGCGACAGGGGAGCAGAGAGGCGGGGAGGTTTGTGCGcccgcctcccccaccctctcccctcccctccccagtctGGGCCGTCTGCCCCCTCCGCCCGGTGGGGAGCGCGGACAAGCTGGACTTCAGTGTGGCCTTGGCCGCCTTGGGCCTCGGTTTCTTGGTGCGCAGAGTGGGGGGCGGACACACGCTGGGCACAGGGGAACTCGCatttggagggagagagggcgcaCAGCCACCCGTGGGGGCCCGTTGAGAGCGGGGTTGGGGGGCTGTGCGCCTAAAGGCAagtggaagtgagcagccagcagctgcagggtgccccccaccccctctctgggGTTATGCGGGAGTCTGGCTGGTTGGAGCCCAGGCAGCTCACTGATCTTGGAACGTCTGACCTATGCCTGGCAAAGTCCGACCTTGACCTTCCGcaggcccccccccaccccccggtaCTGTAACTTCAGGTGGATGCCACCCTGCTTACTATGGCTGCTGGGATAAAGCCCAGGGAGAAGCAGtagggggtgggctgggctggggggtgcGTGTCTTTTCAGGACCCCACCAGCCCTGTCCCCCGGGGGGCTTCACCTTGCCAATGAGCTTGCCCCGCTTGTTCATGCAGATGTACTTCTCACTCTCAGCCCCCTTGATGCGCACGCGGCTGCCGAACGTGTCCGTCTCCACGATGAgcttggctggggtgggggagggaggggagaaagagcgCCGTCCATCCAGGCTGCCGGCCAGCCTGCCCGAGAGGGCGGGCATCGGGAGCTCCTGGGGACAGGCCCGGAGCCCAGgccgggcagggaggggtggggggctcacCAAACTTGTTGCCGTCCTCGGCGGTGGCGGAGATGCGTCGCCCGGTGACCTGCACGTGCTTGCCGCTGGTCCGGCTGTAGAGCTGGTACTCGCGGATCTGCCGCCGGCTCAGCTGGTCGGTCATGGCGCCCTGGTCCCTCACATACTGGTTAAAATTAGGAGACGGGTGATTCTCCCCCTTTGCGGTTACCAAGGGAAAAATAATGTCAATTTGCTTTGGGTGACACCACCGCTGGGCCAtccaggggtgaggggtgaggaggtgcgcgtggtgggggcaggaggaggggacacTTGCAGGCCCCTGGCAGAGCCAGCCAGGCCCTTGGCCCCGTGTCCGCCCTAGAGCAGGGGCCGTGTGGTGATGAAGTACAGAGCTGATGACTGTGGTCAGATCAGAGCTAGCCCGCTCCCCAGAACTCCGGGGCCTTGGTCCTCTTAGCCAGGACTGCCGGGTTTCtaccagagccagccctggcccaCAGGTGCAGAGTAGATGGTCTGTTAGGTccctgcagggggctgggggaggggggctgcaggGCCCTTCTCTTTAAGGGCTCCTGTTCGCGTCTCTAACTGCAGTCCCCCAGGGTCATGCCCAGGGCTCTGGGGGACGCTGGTTCCCCTTCCAGCATCTCTCCctcctctgggggtgggggtgggggtgaggggtctCCTTGGCAGAGGACAGTCGGTGCTACTCCTGCGGGCTGGCTCACCTGCCCGTGCCCCAGTGTAGCCGTGGCTCAGGGGTGCTTGGGGCTGTTGCCACCTGCTTCCTGGGCAGGGAAAGGAGCCACTTCCACCCAGGCACCGCACAGAGCCAGATCTCTCCTTATGCAGGAGACAAGCAGGCGACTTCCTGTGCGCACTCCTGCCAGGTGCCATCTTTCCACCTGGTTCctgtgggctggggctgctgggacaACCTTACCCTCCGATCCCTAACCCCATCTTTATCACCCAAGGGAGGGGAAGGCACCTGTCTCCTTAGATGCGCCTCCAGCTCATGGGTGTCCACCCCGGGGCGCCAGGAGAGAGCAGATCCACTGGGATGcctgtggggcggggcggggccctggctggCCTCCCTGCCAGGGGGTGGGGTCctgcccagcccggcccggccagGGGCCTCCTGGCCCAGGTTCAGGCTGTCCGCCCCTCTtggcctccagcctcctggcagCATGTTCCAGGTCAGGAGAgagaagccccctcccctccgctcCACAAGCCTTTCATAAAAGCAGCCCCACGCCCCACCCCCCCacggcccacagcccacagctccCTCTCCCCACGGGACCTTGCCTGTCCCTTTCATGTTCCCGCCGAAGGGGGACCTCCCCTCGCAGCCCCGCAGACAGCTGCTTGTCAGCCGGCCCCTGAAGCATGGCTGTGGTTCGGCCGCTGCCCCCCCCTCCCAGGGGGGCGAGGGGGCACTTCAAGGGGGGAGAGGACAGCTTTGCCACCTTCCCCGAGTCCTGAATGGGGCCATAAACGCCCGGCCAGCCTCACCATTGTGCTAATTCCCCTCCCAGAACAGGTCggtcccacccccagccccctcccggcCAGGCTGGGGGCTTTCTTCTCGCTCTCCCTGGACGTGTGAAGCAAAAGGGGGACGGCTAAAGGGGGGGGGAAgctgcctctctctcccaccccccc from Oryctolagus cuniculus chromosome 8, mOryCun1.1, whole genome shotgun sequence includes:
- the FGF17 gene encoding fibroblast growth factor 17; protein product: MAQRWCHPKQIDIIFPLVTAKGENHPSPNFNQYVRDQGAMTDQLSRRQIREYQLYSRTSGKHVQVTGRRISATAEDGNKFAKLIVETDTFGSRVRIKGAESEKYICMNKRGKLIGKPSGKSKDCVFTEIVLENNYTAFQNARHEGWFMAFTRQGRPRQASRSRQNQREAHFIKRLYQGQLPFPNHADRQKQFEFVGSAPTRRTKRTRRPQPLT